In Oreochromis niloticus isolate F11D_XX linkage group LG18, O_niloticus_UMD_NMBU, whole genome shotgun sequence, one genomic interval encodes:
- the LOC100694799 gene encoding phospholipid phosphatase 3 isoform X3: MAGLPFLVIETSAVQPYHRGFYCDDESIKYPAKNGDTISDGVLTAAGILITILSIIIGESYRIYFLNEGSKSFVGNPYISALYKQVGVFIFGCAVSQSFTDIAKVSVGRLRPHFLDVCDPDFSTINCSLGYITDYQCRGPESKVQEARRSFFSGHASFSMYTMLYLVFYLQSRFTWHGARLLRPLTQFTLIMMSFYTGLSRVSDHKHHPTDVLAGFVQGALVAYCIVFFVSDLFKPKGRRSTLSSTPLKKELVPAVDIRERSNHLIIA; encoded by the exons CCGGCCTGCCTTTTTTGGTCATTGAGACCAGCGCAGTTCAGCCTTACCATAGAGGGTTTTACTGCGACGATGAGTCCATCAAGTATCCGGCCAAAAACGGAGACACCATTAGCGACGGTGTGCTTACCGCTGCTGGCATTCTAATCACCATCCTCTCT ATTATAATTGGTGAGAGCTACAGGATCTACTTTTTGAATGAAGGCTCCAAGTCTTTTGTGGGGAACCCGTACATTTCTGCTCTGTACAAGCAGGTCGGGGTGTTCATCTTCGGCTGTGCAGTCAGCCAGTCCTTCACCGATATCGCCAAAGTGTCAGTGGGCCGTCTGCGTCCTCACTTTCTTGACGTGTGCGATCCTGACTTCTCCACAATCAACTGCTCTCTGGGCTACATCACTGACTACCAGTGTCGGGGCCCGGAGAGCAAAGTTCAAGAGGCCAG GAGGTCTTTCTTCTCTGGACATGCATCCTTCTCCATGTACACGATGCTTTATTTGGTG TTTTACCTCCAGTCTCGCTTTACTTGGCACGGAGCCCGTCTTCTTCGCCCTTTAACCCAGTTCACCCTCATCATGATGTCTTTCTACACCGGCTTGTCCCGCGTGTCTGATCACAAGCACCACCCCACTGACGTGCTGGCTGGTTTCGTACAAGGAGCCCTGGTGGCTTACTGCATA GTCTTCTTTGTGTCAGACTTGTTCAAGCCCAAAGGAAGACGCTCTACTTTGTCTTCAACCCCTCTGAAGAAAGAACTTGTTCCCGCCGTAGACATCAGAGAGCGGAGCAACCACCTCATCATAGCATAG